The Scatophagus argus isolate fScaArg1 chromosome 20, fScaArg1.pri, whole genome shotgun sequence genome window below encodes:
- the prlhr2b gene encoding prolactin releasing hormone receptor 2b, with protein MEGNHSGLAGITQADEHIYEVAVQSNSTNHTSQFADVALLQTFKPLIIPCYVLVVAVGVFGNYLLLYVICRTRKMHNVTNFFIGNLAFSDMLMCVTCVPFTLAYAFNPRGWVFGRSMCYLVFLIQPVTVYVSVFTLTAIAVDRYYATVHPLKKRTTVATCASVLTGIWLLSCGLVAPAVTHTYHVEFKDEGFTICEEFWLGQEKERRAYAYSTLLVTYVLPLSAVFVSYLCITVKLRNCVAPGHRTQDQTGAQQARKRKIFRLVALLVSAFAACWLPIHVFNVLRDIDIHLINKRYFLLIQLLCHLCAMSSSCCNPFLYAWLHDRFRAELRKMFKCHRRIGVPANHCAASVVL; from the exons ATGGAGGGTAATCACAGTGGCTTGGCTGGCATCACGCAGGCAGATGAACACATTTATGAGGTTGCGGTGCAGAGCAACTCCACCAACCACACCTCCCAGTTTGCAGATGTGGCCCTGCTGCAGACGTTCAAGCCTCTGATCATCCCCTGTTATGTGCTTGTTGTGGCGGTGGGCGTCTTTGGAAATTACCTGCTCCTCTATGTGATCTGCCGAACCCGCAAGATGCACAATGTCACCAACTTCTTCATCGGAAACCTGGCCTTCTCTGACATGCTCATGTGTGTGACCTGCGTCCCTTTCACTCTCGCCTACGCCTTCAACCCACGTGGATGGGTTTTTGGCCGCTCCATGTGCTATCTGGTGTTTCTCATCCAACCAGTCACAGTCTATGTTTCAGTCTTCACACTCACTGCCATCGCTGTGGACAG ATATTATGCGACAGTTCATCCCCTGAAGAAGCGCACCACCGTGGCCACCTGTGCCTCCGTTCTCACTGGCATCTGGCTGCTGTCCTGTGGGCTTGTAGCTCCAGCAGTCACCCACACTTACCACGTAGAGTTCAAAGACGAAGGCTTCACCATATGTGAGGAATTTTGGTTGGgtcaagagaaagaaagacgtGCCTATGCATACAGCACCTTGCTGGTCACGTATGTCCTGCCACtgtctgctgtctttgtctcttaTCTCTGTATTACTGTCAAACTGAGAAACTGTGTCGCACCAGGACACAGGACCCAAGACCAGACAGGCGCTCAACAAGCTCGCAAGAGAAAGATCTTTCGCCTGGTTGCGCTCTTGGTGTCTGCCTTTGCAGCATGTTGGCTTCCCATTCATGTATTCAATGTGCTGCGAGACATAGACATTCACCTCATTAACAAGCGCTACTTTTTACTCATCCAACTGCTGTGCCACCTGTGCGCCATGAGCTCGTCTTGTTGCAACCCCTTCCTTTACGCGTGGCTACACGACCGCTTCCGCGCCGAGTTACGGAAGATGTTCAAGTGCCATCGTCGCATTGGAGTGCCTGCCAATCACTGCGCTGCCAGTGTGGTCTTGTAA
- the brf2 gene encoding transcription factor IIIB 50 kDa subunit → MSRVGLSCPGCGSSNIVEDDLYSQAQLVCVDCGSVVSEGVLAHEPVGGSEVSYSRTTAVAKKPCTNLVKGVQRVKAICRILRVNKETEDLSETYFRQAYQHESFIKVSLQKKEVLAGCCVLVSCRLLNWPVTMGTISSLLDADPMVVGVVYQEMIKILNIEAPIINVTDVMEAHGQEYKISSLHVPEELAEDSKDLTKRAVALVELAADTWIVTGRKPIPIMMAAIYLAWQSLRPNKHRLKFSLDKFCQIAKVNKHKPALKRITEIKEVLCKLGKEIPWLRETVTPDNVVHQVEDILKYRYALLRRALRTHEDAVLAECQASFKDSPNEETALSNISEFVEQSPNESSVERCEPNTEQAQRTGDGNDDPCAVPELRSDAEESQDPAPGWGKRVLFAPPCVIHAKKRRVEQPELKDVTGEEEISDSEIDSYIRTPREARDFALAQKILSLSESEKS, encoded by the exons ATGTCTCGTGTGGGTTTGAGCTGCCCTGGCTGCGGCTCCTCAAACATCGTAGAAGACGATTTGTACTCTCAGGCCCAGCTGGTGTGCGTGGACTGCGGCTCAGTGGTGTCCGAGGGTGTGCTGGCCCATGAACCAGTCGGAGGTTCAG AAGTCAGTTACAGCCGAACCACAGCCGTGGCCAAAAAGCCATGCACAAACCTGGTAAAAG GTGTGCAACGTGTGAAGGCCATTTGTCGGATTCTCAGGGTCAACAAAGAGACTGAAGATCTCTCTGAGACATATTTTAGGCAGGCCTATCAGCATGAGAGTTTCATCAAAGTGAGCCTCCAGAAGAAAGAAGTTCTTGCTGGATGCTGTGTTCTTGTAAGTTGCAGGCTGCTCAATTGGCCAGTCACCATGGGAACCATCAGCTCCCTGCTGGATGCAGACCCTATGGTGGTGGGAGTGGTTTATCAAGAGATGATCAAGATTCTCAACATTGAGGCACCTATCATCAACGTCACTGATGTCATGGAGGCACACGGTCAAGA gtACAAAATCAGCTCACTTCATGTTCCTGAAGAATTGGCTGAGGACTCCAAGGACTTGACGAAACGTGCCGTGGCCCTGGTGGAGCTGGCAGCAGATACCTGGATTGTGACTGGCCGGAAGCCCATCCCTATCATGATGGCGGCTATCTATTTAGCATGGCAGTCCTTGAGGCCCAACAAGCACCGCTTGAAATTCTCCCTGGACAAATTCTGCCAGATTGCCAAAGTCAATAAGCACAAGCCTGCTTTGAAGAGAATCACTGAGATAAAGGAGGTGCTGTGTAAGCTGGGTAAGGAGATACCCTGGCTCAGGGAAACGGTGACACCGGATAATGTTGTTCACCAGGTGGAGGATATTCTAAAATATAGGTATGCCCTGCTCAGAAGGGCTCTGCGAACGCATGAGGATGCTGTGCTGGCAGAGTGTCAGGCCAGCTTTAAAGATTCTCCAAATGAGGAGACCGCTCTCTCCAACATCTCTGAGTTTGTAGAGCAGAGTCCAAATGAATCCTCTGTAGAACGATGTGAACCGAATACTGAACAGGCCCAGCGAACAGGAGATGGAAATGACGATCCATGCGCAGTACCTGAGCTGCGCAGTGACGCTGAGGAGAGCCAAGATCCAGCACCAGGCTGGGGGAAGAGGGTGCTGTTTGCTCCCCCGTGTGTGATTCATGCTAAGAAAAGGAGGGTGGAGCAGCCTGAGCTCAAGGATGTGACTGGTGAAGAGGAAATCTCTGACAGTGAAATTGACTCGTACATTCGCACCCCTCGAGAAGCGCGAGATTTTGCTCTGGCGCAGAAGATTTTGTCCTTATCCGAGAGTGAGAAGTCATAG